The following proteins are co-located in the Nymphalis io chromosome 27, ilAglIoxx1.1, whole genome shotgun sequence genome:
- the LOC126778847 gene encoding esterase FE4-like isoform X1, translating to MMPQVRVSQGMLRGKTCSTFNGINFYSFEGVPYAKPPVGDLRFKEPQEHDGWSGVWDATKPGNKCPQVNPFGNGSVEGCEDCLYLNIYTPILPTEEIKKLPVIFFIHGGRLTLGYGDYYRPDYFIQNDLILVTINYRLNVFGFLCLNTPEVPGNAGLKDTVMALKWVKNNIKNFNGDDDNITVFGESAGAAIGVSYLTSKMADGLFNKVICQSGTSISDLYIVGDDPVDRASIVASYLGGNTRDKKELYDIFSKASTEDLVYAVISAKLTDHPAVLSAFLLPVIEKKFDNVVRFFEEPPIVSIKEKRLKKLPVLVTAHTHEGALFVDKDENGNINYVENFEYFIPSYLFIKHGTPNASKFADKLRQYYFKGKKCDEKTKNEYLNLVSDHYFLRDIMLFVELLSSSLDVFMCRFGYFGNMNIRAMRSLGVKGATHGDLIQYIFYRESKVKSASEKDLMIAHTLVEAWCNFAKTGKPTFNNRSLDWQPYDTDKKMCLNVEDDIKVETFPSFERMKFWFDLIKERSKL from the exons ATG ATGCCTCAAGTCAGAGTTTCCCAGGGTATGCTTAGAGGCAAGACTTGCTCGACTTTTAATGGCATAAATTTCTACAGTTTCGAAGGTGTACCATATGCTAAACCGCCTGTCGGTGACCTTCGCTTCAAG GAACCACAAGAACACGATGGATGGTCAGGTGTATGGGATGCAACGAAACCGGGCAATAAATGCCCCCAAGTCAATCCCTTTGGTAATGGATCGGTGGAAGGGTGTGAGGACTGTCTGTACTTAAACATTTACACCCCAATTCTGCCAACggaggaaataaaaaaattgccagTGATATTTTTCATTCACGGCGGCCGATTGACATTGGGCTACGGTGATTACTATAGACCGGATTATTTCATCCAAAACGATCTTATATTGGTAACGATCAATTACAGATTGAATGTATTCGGTTTTTTATGCCTTAATACACCGGAAGTTCCGGGTAACGCTGGCTTAAAGGACACTGTCATGGCCTTAAAATGggttaagaataatataaaaaactttaacggCGATGACGATAATATAACGGTTTTCGGCGAAAGCGCGGGAGCAGCTATCGGTGTGTCATATTTGACGTCCAAAATGGCGGATGGGctgtttaataaagttatttgtcAATCTGGAACATCGATATCTGATTTATATATTGTTGGAGACGATCCGGTAGATAGGGCTAGTATTGTTGCGTCATATTTAGGAGGAAATACAAGAGATAAGAAGGAACTTTATGATATATTCTCGAAAGCATCGACTGAAGATTTAGTTTATGCGGTAATATCGGCAAAACTAACCGACCATCCCGCTGTTCTAAGTGCATTCCTTTTGCCGGTGATCGAAAAGAAGTTCGACAATGTCGTCAGATTTTTCGAAGAACCTCCAATTGTTTCCATAAAagaaaaacgtttaaaaaaattacctgtTCTAGTAACGGCGCATACGCACGAAGGAGCATTATTCGTGGACAAAGACGAGAACGGTAATATAAATTACGTAGAAAATTTCGAATATTTCATACCGTCTTACCTGTTCATAAAACACGGTACGCCAAACGCATCGAAATTCGCTGATAAATTGCGTCAATATTACTTTAAAGGTAAAAAGTGTGATGAAAAAACGAAAAATGAATACTTAAATCTCGTCAGCGATCACTATTTCCTCCGAGATATAATGCTATTCGTGGAATTGTTGTCAAGTTCTCTAGATGTCTTCATGTGTAGATTTGGGTACTTTGGTAATATGAATATAAGGGCTATGAGGAGTTTAGGAGTCAAAGGAGCGACGCATGGTGACCTGATACAGTACATATTCTATAGAGAGAGTAAAGTGAAATCGGCTTCAGAGAAGGATTTAATGATAGCCCATACTCTTGTAGAGGCGTGGTGTAATTTTGCGAAAACGgg aaaacCAACTTTCAATAATCGCAGCTTAGACTGGCAACCCTACGACACAGATAAGAAAATGTGCTTAAACGTCGAAGATGATATAAAAGTTGAAACATTCCCGTCATTCGAAAGAATGAAATTTTGGTtcgatttaataaaagaaagatcaaaattataa
- the LOC126778847 gene encoding esterase FE4-like isoform X2 — MPQVRVSQGMLRGKTCSTFNGINFYSFEGVPYAKPPVGDLRFKEPQEHDGWSGVWDATKPGNKCPQVNPFGNGSVEGCEDCLYLNIYTPILPTEEIKKLPVIFFIHGGRLTLGYGDYYRPDYFIQNDLILVTINYRLNVFGFLCLNTPEVPGNAGLKDTVMALKWVKNNIKNFNGDDDNITVFGESAGAAIGVSYLTSKMADGLFNKVICQSGTSISDLYIVGDDPVDRASIVASYLGGNTRDKKELYDIFSKASTEDLVYAVISAKLTDHPAVLSAFLLPVIEKKFDNVVRFFEEPPIVSIKEKRLKKLPVLVTAHTHEGALFVDKDENGNINYVENFEYFIPSYLFIKHGTPNASKFADKLRQYYFKGKKCDEKTKNEYLNLVSDHYFLRDIMLFVELLSSSLDVFMCRFGYFGNMNIRAMRSLGVKGATHGDLIQYIFYRESKVKSASEKDLMIAHTLVEAWCNFAKTGKPTFNNRSLDWQPYDTDKKMCLNVEDDIKVETFPSFERMKFWFDLIKERSKL, encoded by the exons ATGCCTCAAGTCAGAGTTTCCCAGGGTATGCTTAGAGGCAAGACTTGCTCGACTTTTAATGGCATAAATTTCTACAGTTTCGAAGGTGTACCATATGCTAAACCGCCTGTCGGTGACCTTCGCTTCAAG GAACCACAAGAACACGATGGATGGTCAGGTGTATGGGATGCAACGAAACCGGGCAATAAATGCCCCCAAGTCAATCCCTTTGGTAATGGATCGGTGGAAGGGTGTGAGGACTGTCTGTACTTAAACATTTACACCCCAATTCTGCCAACggaggaaataaaaaaattgccagTGATATTTTTCATTCACGGCGGCCGATTGACATTGGGCTACGGTGATTACTATAGACCGGATTATTTCATCCAAAACGATCTTATATTGGTAACGATCAATTACAGATTGAATGTATTCGGTTTTTTATGCCTTAATACACCGGAAGTTCCGGGTAACGCTGGCTTAAAGGACACTGTCATGGCCTTAAAATGggttaagaataatataaaaaactttaacggCGATGACGATAATATAACGGTTTTCGGCGAAAGCGCGGGAGCAGCTATCGGTGTGTCATATTTGACGTCCAAAATGGCGGATGGGctgtttaataaagttatttgtcAATCTGGAACATCGATATCTGATTTATATATTGTTGGAGACGATCCGGTAGATAGGGCTAGTATTGTTGCGTCATATTTAGGAGGAAATACAAGAGATAAGAAGGAACTTTATGATATATTCTCGAAAGCATCGACTGAAGATTTAGTTTATGCGGTAATATCGGCAAAACTAACCGACCATCCCGCTGTTCTAAGTGCATTCCTTTTGCCGGTGATCGAAAAGAAGTTCGACAATGTCGTCAGATTTTTCGAAGAACCTCCAATTGTTTCCATAAAagaaaaacgtttaaaaaaattacctgtTCTAGTAACGGCGCATACGCACGAAGGAGCATTATTCGTGGACAAAGACGAGAACGGTAATATAAATTACGTAGAAAATTTCGAATATTTCATACCGTCTTACCTGTTCATAAAACACGGTACGCCAAACGCATCGAAATTCGCTGATAAATTGCGTCAATATTACTTTAAAGGTAAAAAGTGTGATGAAAAAACGAAAAATGAATACTTAAATCTCGTCAGCGATCACTATTTCCTCCGAGATATAATGCTATTCGTGGAATTGTTGTCAAGTTCTCTAGATGTCTTCATGTGTAGATTTGGGTACTTTGGTAATATGAATATAAGGGCTATGAGGAGTTTAGGAGTCAAAGGAGCGACGCATGGTGACCTGATACAGTACATATTCTATAGAGAGAGTAAAGTGAAATCGGCTTCAGAGAAGGATTTAATGATAGCCCATACTCTTGTAGAGGCGTGGTGTAATTTTGCGAAAACGgg aaaacCAACTTTCAATAATCGCAGCTTAGACTGGCAACCCTACGACACAGATAAGAAAATGTGCTTAAACGTCGAAGATGATATAAAAGTTGAAACATTCCCGTCATTCGAAAGAATGAAATTTTGGTtcgatttaataaaagaaagatcaaaattataa